The sequence GCTAGGCTTAGACAGAATGTTCTTATCTATGGAGCACAACCAGCTAGGCTTAGACAGAATGCTCTTATCTATGGAGCACAACCAGCTAGGCTTAGACAGAATGTTCTTATCTATGGAGCACAACCAGCTAGGCTTAGACAGTATGCTCTTATCTATGGAGAACAACCAGCTAGGCTTAGACAGAATGCTCTTAGGCTTAGACAGTTTGCTCTTATCTATGGAGCACAACCAGCTAGGCTTAGAAATGATGCTCTTATCTATGGAGCACAACCAGCTAGGCTTAGACAGAATGCTCTTATCTATGGAGCACAACCAGCTAGGCTTAGACAGAATGCTCTTATCTATGGAGCACAACCAGCTAGGCTTAGACAGAATGCTCTTATCTATGGAGCACAACCAGCTAGGCTTAGAAATGATGCTCTTATCTATGTACAaatctgaacatatttttggtGGCAAAGTGAtcaaaaacccaagaaaggtaagttgttggaacgtttgtcattgacaaaaaacgttacattcacatTGAACGACATTggcaagatctagatgtggcacttttcagaacgtgtacgggtagcgtcatcaaatctagtttttacgtcacgcgtttgccaagatctgcagtcttggtggaagcaaaacaacgtatgcctTTGGAACagtggagaaaaaagtgagtcacgggtgacgcaatatctacacgtacacgtacaggtctttgctacacgttcgaccatctagaacactgtaatggCATAATGATCGTTTACAAGGAAAGGTAATAGGTACCTTTAAGGAGAGCGAATCATCAAGGACACAGTAATTTAACTTAGTATTTTGCACTTGGGAAACAAGTTTCGTCACACTTCCCTTAATTGCGTACCGTAAATGAAACCCCATTATTTCTCGTTTTAGTATTGCACCATGTTCAATTGAGTACAACCTTGGTTAAACCAAACTGATACTGATCACTGTCAGCTTGACATTTCCTGAAACAGATTTTCAATTGCCACAGAAAACGAATTAACTGCATTTGAAAGAAATGCTTATCGGAAATGTGACACCAGGCATTTAATACGCTGACATGTCATCCCGTATACGCAAGACCTTACATGTTTTCAAGGTATCAGGTTACCTACGCCTGGAAGCCAACGAACAGAGTGCAGCTGAAATATGATCTTTATGTATCATGTGTTTCGACAATTTGAAAGGCCCAAAGCATCGCATGGGCTTAAAGGGGAGCAGCGTGGGTAAGACAAAATCAAGCTATATTTTCTTTCCACTGACCTTATCTAGTTGCTACAACGATGACGAAATCTGGATTATAGTTTTTAGACATTATATGTTCTGAGCAGCGGTAAAGGCATAGGTTACAAGACTGTAAGACTGTTTTAGATGTTCTTTCACGGGTTTTCACTATAACACTCAAACTCCATGCGCCAATAGGACACCGCGGGTTTGTGCACgaaaaaagggggagggggaaggatgggagggatggggggggggggggaatggattgggggggggggaggatgggagggaatgaggggggagggggtggcgaGGAGGAGCGGTAGCTTAGTTAGACAGTACTTGACTTGTGATCACGGGTCACGGATCGAATCCGGGCCAGGACGGACAGGGGTTAACTGTTTGTGTAGACTCAGAGTGACAGAGACGGTACCCATGTTCCATCTCGTGTCCTCACTGTGGCACTTTAAACACTTCGGCGGAAGTGCAGGTGTCGGGGTTGAGGTGAAACAAGCAAACCTGGGTGACAACCAAACAGGTGGTACGCAACCGCGGCGTCGGATTGGTCGAAATTGACATTTGTCGTGATTGcgaccaatcagaccccgcgtcATGTTTCCATCCAAATGGGGGGCACCCAGTTTCACTTCGTCattacacccacacacgcacacgcctgGTAGTGCGATTCTCCTTGACGATGCTTTCTACTGGAAGGAAGCGAGACGAATTTGCCAGCGATGGGATTATACAAGAAATAACACATTTTAAAAATGAAATCAATTGGGTATAAAGTGCCTACTCAGCACAgaaaacagccaggctgttgaatcTTACTAtatgtcaaagtggagggatacCAATGCTTCACGTAAAAGCTCGCGTGGATCTATGTTGATTTACAAGGTGGTTTCACAACGAAGGTACTTTTACCAGGCTGCCTGCACGTATCGAGTGAGTCTTCTTCTCTATTAGCAGCCATGCTTGCACCAAAACTAGCACCCCTACTAACAAGTAAAATGCCGCAAGAATATTCGgattgactttgacgtcatactggcaaaaacattgcattctgattggttatagcgtcataaaggttcttgtgattggtggatggacttacttggttttaccagcaaattgacatgtactttttttggagaaatgtttgaagttgtggacttacttttctatatctccttatctatttattttacaaagtcaaaatttacacacaggctgcttcttgatttcttagttttgatgaacaaaaagatatcatttttgggaaaaaatggacttactcggttttgtcagcacatggcagatgtactttaaacagtttttaaggtgtggacttacttttttatatctccttatctatttatttcacaaagtcacaatttacacataaggtgcgccttaatttctaagctttgatgaacaaaaaatatcatttttgaaaaaaatggacttactcggttttgtcagcacacggcagatgtgtgactgtgtgtatttGGGCGGAGAGGTATTTGAAGATTCATTCTGTGCCGTGTAAATATAGAACACTACACGGTTTGCTGtctcgtaccagatttacacgagttgctttttacatttagtcaagttttgactaaatgttttaacatagagggggaatcgagacgagggtcgtggtgtatgtgtgtgtgtgtgtgtgtgtgtctgtctgtctgtgcgtgtgtgtgtgtagagcgattcagactaaactactggaccgatctttatgaaatttgacatgagagttcctgggaataatatccccggaaatgttttttctttttttcgataaatgtctttgatgacgtcatatccggctttttgtaaaagttgaggcggcattgtcacaccctcatttttcaatcaaatggattgaaattttggccaagcaatcttcgacgaaggccgaacttcggtattgcatttcagcttggtagcttaaaaattaattaatgactttggtcattaaaaatcggaaaattgtaaaagaaatatttttttataaaccgatcccaatttacgttcatcttattcttcatcattttctgattccaaaaacatataaatatgttatatttggattaaaatcaagctctgaaaattaaaaatataaaaattatgatcaaaattaaattttcgaaatcaacttaaaaacactttcatcttattccttgttggttcctgattccaaaaacatatagatatgatatgtttggattaaaaacacgctcagaaagttaaaacgaagagaggtacagaaaagcgtgctatccttctcagcgcaactactaccccgctcttcttgtcaatttcactgcctttgccacgagcggtggactgacgatgctacgagtatacggtcttgctgaaaaattgcattgcgttcagtttcattctgtgagttcgacagcttgactaaatgttgtattttcgccttacgcgacttgtttaaatgttGAAATACgcgcgaaagcgagcttttcaatatttgaaaaagcaacgagtgtaaactATCTGGTACGACAtaacaagccatgtagtattctgtttattcttcatactgtacttacgtgccTTCAGCTCCAAACCTCCAGATGATCAAAGCAATAGTCTTTACCCACTCACCACTAGTAGCAGGCTGGCTATTGGCTTGTTGGTATACGTAGACGTTGTGGGATGCTCTGAACCTATGTAACAGTCTGGACagatcgtttacacgggaagaaaATATGTACCTTTAATGAGAATAAATAATCAAAGACTCGATCAATTCTTGTAAATTGGTATTTTGTCACTTAGGAGTTATGGTTGTTCCCAACACTTGTCTTTTGCACTGGAAGGAAATAGCCTTGTGTGTACATGGAACCTTTTGCACTGGAAGGAAATAGCCTTGTGTGTACATGGAACCTTTTGCACTGGCAGGAAATAGCCTTGTGGGTACATGGAACCTTTTGCACTGGAAGGAAATAGCCTTGTGGGTACATGGAACCTTTTGCACTGGAAGGATATAGCCTTGTGGGTACATGGAACCTTTTGCACTGGAAGGAAATAGCCTTGTGGGTACATGGAACCTTTTGCACTGGAAGGAAATAGCCTTGTGGGTACATGGAACCTTTTGCACTGGAAGGATATAGCCTTGTGGGTACATGGAACCTTTTGCACTGGAAGGAAATAGCCTTGTGGGTACATGGAACCTTTTGCACTGGAAGGAAATAGCCTTGTGGGTACATGGAACCTTTTGCACTGGAAGGAAATAGCCTTGTGGGTACATGGAACCTTTTGCACTGGAAGGAAATAGCCGTGTGGGTACATGGAACCTTTTGCACTGTAAGGAAATAGCCTTGTGGGTACATGGAACCTTTTGCACTGGAAGGATATAGCCTTGTGGGTACATGGAACCTTTTGCACTGGAAGGATATAGCCTTGTGGGTACATGGAACCTTTTGCACTGGAAGGAAATAGCCTTGTGGGTACATGGAACCTTTTGCACTGGAAGGATATAGCCTTGTGGGTACATGGAACCTTTTGCACTGGAAGGAAATAGCCTTGTGGGTACATGGAACCTTTTGAGGTGAAGAAATAATCAAGGACACAATACTTGTAAGTTGGTGTTTTGTTACTTCGGAAATATGGCCTTTAGTAAATGAAAAAGGATACCTATTACTGTCATCTTGACATTTTCTGAACTGCATTTGAAAGAAATGTCGGACATTTGACACCAGTCCTTTGGTAGGCCTACGCTGATATGACATTTAGGTTATGAAGAACGTCTTCATTATGTTAAAGGTATCAGTTTACCTACGACTATAAGCTACATATAAGACTATAACTAAAACATGATCTTTATGTGATATGTATTTCGACAATTTGTAAGGTCAAAAACATGTAGGGCATGAGCTTAACGGGAGCAGCGAGATTTAGTAAAGACAAAGCTATTGCCAAATGCACATAACAGAGTTATTTATATCTCCTTACCCTTTCTCGTCGCTTCAAAAAGGACGGAATATGGCTTATTGCTTTGAGTCATTATTTGTACTGCACAAGATAAAAGGCATAGATTGCAAGACTGTTTAAGATTTTCTTTCACGGTTCTTCATAATAAACACAGATTTTGCGCCAGAAGGACACCGCGGGTTTGTGCACGAgaaatggggggtggggggtagctCGATTGATacttgacttgtgatccgtAGGTCACGGATTTGAATCCGGGCCGGGCCGGATACAGAGGAACTTTGTGAgtagactcagagacggtatccatgtcccacctcgTGTCACcattgtttacacgggaaagaaGGTTCCTTTTATCTTAACCAATTTGTgccggaattttttttaatgaaagtgCTTGAAATGTATTGCATTTTATTTGGAAACAACTGTGTGATAGTTAAGTTTTTTGGTTTTGTGATTTACAGGCTGAAATATGTGCGTCCCATATATAGGACGCTAGGATTGAATGGGTAGGGTTTTTTCATAACTCAACATATGAAAAGaagtttatttctttttgtttattcaaataaaacaaacaataaatgaACAAATTATAACTGAAAGAATGATAATTATTTTAACAGAACACAATTTAAATGTAGGTGGCTAGGAACACTTTAACCAGAGATGTAGGCCGTTAAGAACGAAACTATCAAACGAAGGGACTAGCATGGATTCAAAGTATCAGATCAGTCTTAGAATATACCATTTTGCTTGCTTTCTTTCTACACAAGTGTTGCATGCACAAGTTGTAGCTTTGACAAACACTAGATCAGTCACTTTGTGTGAAAGTCCTTGAAGCACCGGTCATGAACTGGATTCTGGCACTTGAGGAACTTGTGCTTGGTCTTCAAGCCGCAGTGGGAGCAACGCAGCTGAGTAGGCCAGGGTGTGATAAGATGATCCGTCCTGTCAAAGCGGACTGCTGTAGGCAGCCTCTTGTCCAGGGACGCAGGGCGGCCACGTCCGGCATCAGGACGGGAACGAGCTCGAGCAAGGTACACTTTGGCCACGGCTCGCCGGAAAGCCAAGAGATCAAGACCTTTCTCTGAAGATGTGTCGGTCTGCCTGTATAGTTGCCACGCCTGCTGAATAGAGAGGTCAAGGCAGTACATGAAGAGAGGCCACCACCATTTCTTGCTGCGGATGCTAACTCGGTACTTCTCGATGTTCTGGTCCATCCTGTCCACTCCTCCCATTGTTCGGTTATAATGTCGGATGATCATGAGGAAAGGCTGGGGAAAATccactttctttttctctgaTCTTGACCAGCGGCGTGCTGTTTGGACTGGATGAATGCCAACTTTGTCAGTTGGACACAACGTTGACAATGTTGTTGGCATTCCATCGGACGACAAGCAATCCAGAGTTGACAATGTTGTTGTCATTCCATCGGACGACAAGCAATCCAGAGTTGACAATGTTGTTGTCATTCCATCGGACGACAAGCAATCCAGAGTTGACATCTGTGGCGTAATCATACGTACCACGCCTCGTCTTCTTCATTTCGTTGATTGACTTCACAGGGCAGACTTCAATTCGGTTGCAACGGATTGTTCCGGTGCACGCGATCTGCTTTGCGCTCAGGCAGTCGACCAGCTTGAGAGAGGTGAATAAGTTGTCAAAGGTCAGGTGAACAGACTGGTCTTCCTGCATCTCTGCTATCAGGTCGATCACAACTGATCCTCCCATTCCCAACCCAGGATATTCAGTCTGCCTTCCTCTGGCTCCCTGGTATGGCTCCAGCATGCTGATAACCTTGTGCACATTGAAGGTtctaaaagaaaacaacaacattgtgCTTTCAAGTGACTGACCAAAAACCCCTACCCATTCAGTCCTAGCGTCCTATATATGGGACGCACCTTCAAAGACATGCAAAACCAAAAATATGAGCTTTGGGGAAATTCTGAGGACACAGTTTTATAGATTATGTATAGATCAACATTTTATCTTCTTAGATATCATCAAAAAGTTTAAAACTGAAAATAATGCTTGCTTACCTTTGTGAGGTTGTCATTGTTGAACAAAATCAGCAGCCTGAACCGACAAAATGGCTGCActggtaaaaaaacaaattagaGGGAAGCTAcacatattttttattttcaagttTCACTACTCTCCCTTGACTTAGAAATCTATCTTAAAACccaaaactttcaaaactttagtATACAAacctgttaggaaacgctaccgttgctgagctttggttcagttttgtgtgttgcatgtagttgacttatttgtactttgtgggaaagtaccgatattatattttgtaaacacaatatttatgcttggacgagaatgcaggtgaactttctagtcctgtcaaaacaagttgtttaccacgctgtttgtagtgtgacttcgtggcgttcgttcggattaagtgcgtcggcgcttttgatgtacgtcatagaaaATGtagctagtttagtccatgcacggctcgtataatgtagttgtatcatgttcggtctggaatattctcgagattgagtatttactatatatgccagcgcgatttgtatgtaaagaagcttctatttgagttctgctacgttgtgcagttgtatgtattgaatgctgaataaatcctcgaactcaatttgacgagttgttttctgctgctgcgaagacgggcgacgtagaataaaagaacacaactatacgacatttgagaacttgtggcaatctcaagtgtcgtgtaacaaaaccaaaacattgtAAGCGTCCCATATATAGGACGCACGGCTTTAAAAACTTGATATCAAGTGTTTCGCGCTTACACGGGTAAGTCATAGTATGTAGGTGTGCCTTCGTCAGGGCTTTTGAAACCCTTACACTCGTTCTCAATTTCGTACGCCAGGAAATTAAAAGTGAAGAAGGGACATCTCCATTTAAATGTCAAATGATCTTCTGTAATAAGCACTTAAGCACGAAAATCGGTATTGTTTtcttgtgtcttttttttttaggtcagATCTGAAAACAATGATTCAATCTGAACTAGGTAAGGTTAACTGAATCTTATATTACATCACATTACTAAAACATTCCCATAACCATGAGAAACATGAAACTTCTCTCAAGAAAATCGGCGTTTGTTCGGAAAATTGAAACCATGGTGACTTGTGTGCCCTTTTACCTGCAACTATAAGGTTACTGGAAATCTGCGTTTGAAAGTTGAAAGCAAACGACCGATAACTATTGtcgttatgggcagaatatacctgcgcagagtcagcagcacagacgacgcactgcatattattcaTGCTGCGTTGGGGATTATGACGagaacttggcctgttttcctttcacgcaacgtgtagcgggctggtataatctgcagtgcgtcgtctgtcccgCTGAAGTTACGGTAACAGCCTTGAGCTGATCTTTAAGCGTCTGTTATAAGTTAAATTGCTAATTCGTTCAATAACTGGTACATGTTTATTGTTACATGATACATGATACATGCTACGCCGTACACTGTTGTTTATACGGCCAGACAGACGATTggcaatagagagagagagagacgggggggggggggggggtcacgaAGGAGCACTTGGtcatgtgcttgcgtgtacacacgaagggggataaggcactcgcacagatctgcacataagttgacctggaagatcgggaacaatctccacccttaacccaccaggcgaggCCGGGATTCATAACAAACATTTAATTGTCAATTGTAATGAATACAATAGTCTTCGACGCATGTAAACcattcttttattttattttttcaaatcCCAatcttctctgtgttttttcaGGCAACGGCAAACGCTCAGATCCGGGAATGGATGAAGGTTCGAACCCAAGCTTCCTGCGACAGCTGCTTTTACGGAACAGCCCCGTGTACACCCCTCCTGCCTTCGACACCCCTGTAGACCTTCCTGTAGAGCCTGAAGAATTAGTGTCACCATACGACAGCGAATTCCCCGAGTTTCCTGTGCCAGCTCCTTCTCGACAAGTGGACAGGCTTACTGCACTGCTGAGAACATTGGTGAGTTGAGggatttgaatgtgtgtgtttgtgtgtctgtgtgtgtgtatgtatgtgcgagtgtgtgtgcgtgtgtgtgtgtgtgtgtttgcgtgtgtgcgtgtatgtgcgtgtatgtgcgtgtgtgtgtgtgtgtgtgtgtgcgtgtgtgcgtgtgtgtgcgtgtgtgtgcgtgtgcgtgtgtgtgtttgtgtgtgtgtgtgtatgtgtgtgcgagtgtgtgtgcgtgtgcgtgtgtgtgtgtgtgtgtgtgtgtgtgtgtgcgtgtgtgcgtgtgtgtgcgtgtgtgtgtgtgtgtgtgtttgaagttTGTCTCTATATGTCTGTAATTTTAAAGAGCTCCAGTTTGTTGAATGTCTAAGTTCACTAAACTCTCTTTTGAAATTGGTTGTCGGTTATTAAACTTAGTGTTCGCTGGTCAATCACCCAGAATCCAAATAACATTTATTTAGACCCTAGAGTAACCCAGAGCCAATGACCGAAAAGTAATGACTCTTTTTTGAAACACAATGCCGTTGTCTGTCCTACTTCTTGTCAGGCAGCATCAATCCCTGAAGTATTACACCACTCGCGTCTCAATCCCTTTTAGAGAACACTTTACTTCATTATTCCCCTAAATCTCGTTGACCAGAAGAATGCTCCATACAATTAAATTGGAATTGGCTCACTTGAAGGGAAGTGCCCAGAACTGTCTAACAGTGGGCGAAACGTGACACGGGGAGTTAATATGAAGTGACAACAACGATCACAACCCGTTCTCGTCTGGCAAAATGAAGCTGGAGTTGTGAATGCTCTCCCCTTCAATCTGTAATAGTTGCGGATGCTCTCCCCTTCAACCTGTAGGGGCTGCGAATGCTCTTCCCTTGTTGAGGAGTAGCTGAATACAGGATGTCTCTCTTAAAACACACTGTGATTTTGCGAGCTGAGCTGCAGGTTCAATAACCCTGTAGTCTATAAAAACAAGAGTACTGGTGCTAATAGGTCATTACAAATATGCTGGATTaaatcggagagagagagagagggggacggGGAGGGATGACGgggatgacgatgatgatgatttaacTTTTATTCAGAATAGAGGTTTGAGGCTACGCGCCTTTTCTTGCAACCTGCCCTTAAAAGAGGAAgggagcgaaagagagaggtggggggattgagagacagacagatagacagacagacagacagacagacagacagtcggacagagacagagacaagcaaaacaacaagaagagagTCTTTAACAACAAGAAAAGCGAGAAAAGGGAAATAATTTAAATCGTTTCACCGAAATTTGTTTGGAAGAAACATTAATGAAATAATATAGCTAACATGTCAAAAAGCTGCCGTTTTTATCAATTGAACATGCACATTATCTCCCATCCCGATGTCTTCCACttctatttcatttattttgtttCTTCCC is a genomic window of Littorina saxatilis isolate snail1 unplaced genomic scaffold, US_GU_Lsax_2.0 scaffold_2272, whole genome shotgun sequence containing:
- the LOC138955880 gene encoding piggyBac transposable element-derived protein 3-like — encoded protein: MGGVDRMDQNIEKYRVSIRSKKWWWPLFMYCLDLSIQQAWQLYRQTDTSSEKGLDLLAFRRAVAKVYLARARSRPDAGRGRPASLDKRLPTAVRFDRTDHLITPWPTQLRCSHCGLKTKHKFLKCQNPVHDRCFKDFHTK